A segment of the bacterium genome:
CCTCTTTGTACCACTCTTTTGAATACTCTCTACTTGTTCCATCGATGACACTCCTTTCGTCTAACCCAATTTGGAGTGTCACCCTATTTCCCTAATTCCTTGGTATCATAAACTGGTCGTTAGGACAGGGTATTCCGATACTCGATGAGAATTCAAGAAGGCTTACGATATTCGGCGGCAGGCTTAGGACCGCTTCACCGGGCGAGTTCGTGCTTGCCGGGATCGTGGCGTTTATAGCTTTTGTGGTGATTGGCACATCGCAGATTGATACATCGGGAAGAGGATGGAAAGGGATGTATAACCAGGGGGTGATTGATAAGCGGGAGTATTATGAGAATAGATTTAGGGTTTTATGAGGCAGTGCTTTATTTATTAAAGTAATATTTTCATAGCGTATCACTGAAACACTTATAAAAGTACGTAGCACGATATTTTTGTACTTTCGGGCTTGTTGCTTCCTCCATGAAAGTCAAATTCATAGAGTAATACTCTTGGAGAGCAAAAAGGAAAACAGAGAAACAATAATTTTAAAGATTTTAATATGGTAAAGATTTAGGATTCAAACATATAAAACATTTTCTTTCTAAGTTGTTGAAGATTAGTCGAAAAAATAGTTCGGATAGAAATTATTTTTTTGTTAAAAGACAGGCGATAATGCCTGCTCTGCTGGTTACACTTAGTTTCCGCATGAGTATTTTTAAGTAGCTTTTAATTGTATTCAGGCTCAATCCGAGGATTTGAGCAATCTCCTTATTGCCTCGCTCTTCAATTAATAACCGGACAATATCTTGTTCTCTCTGATTCAAACTGAATTGCCGTGAAATAAGAGAAAGATTTAACTTGTCAACATTCATTCTTTCAAGTATGAATATGAAACGGTTGTCTTCTTCTTGGGAAGATTTATGATTTGAAAGACTCAGCCCCTTAACAAGATAAAACCTGCGGTCACTTTTCAAGGTATCAAGGATATAAACAGGCGTATTGCCTTGTTCTGTTTTAGTAAGACCTTTATTAATCATCCGTTTCCATTGACCACACAAAAAAAGCAGTCCATCATGAAATTGTTTTTTCTCTCCAAATGATTGTATTGCCCGGGAAAGAATTTGTAAGGCTTCGTGATTATAAAAAACTTCCTCGCATTTCTTATTGCTTTTTGGTCTATATATTAGAAATGCATTCTGATGTATAAAACAAGGATCGTTTATATCAGTAACAACATTCTTCATTCGATAAATTCTTGCCCCCACAAAAAAACAAATCAAACATTATCAGCATTTTTGATATTATTTAAAACCAAAGGGATACACCCGTTTGAGGGTATCCTTTTGGGTGTATTGACAGAATTTATCAGAAATATTATATATATCTCGATTTAAAAACACCATTATTTTTTGAGGGGAAATGCATACAAAAAAGGAAGGCTTTCCCAAAGAAAGAAGGCGGTCCGCTCGTCATTATTATACCAATCCCGTCAGCTTAGCAGTCTTGGGAGATTCCCATAACCCACCAAATGATATTAAACATTCTATAGATGCGATAGATATTAGTGATAGCGGAATGAGGATAAATATATCTAGAACAGCTTTAAGAAAGGGAGCGATGATTAAAATGCAGATTCCTATGCCCGATGCTTATGTAAGGATACCAGTTCTAGCTGAGGTAATTTGGTTAAAAGAGAAAAAGCCTGAAATCTACCAAGTTGGGCTTAAGTTTTTATTAGAATAAGAAGCTTAAAAAAGGGGGGATTTGTTATGAAATCATGGGAGCGCATGAAAAAGTTGTTACTAATG
Coding sequences within it:
- a CDS encoding LuxR C-terminal-related transcriptional regulator; its protein translation is MKNVVTDINDPCFIHQNAFLIYRPKSNKKCEEVFYNHEALQILSRAIQSFGEKKQFHDGLLFLCGQWKRMINKGLTKTEQGNTPVYILDTLKSDRRFYLVKGLSLSNHKSSQEEDNRFIFILERMNVDKLNLSLISRQFSLNQREQDIVRLLIEERGNKEIAQILGLSLNTIKSYLKILMRKLSVTSRAGIIACLLTKK
- a CDS encoding PilZ domain-containing protein, producing MHTKKEGFPKERRRSARHYYTNPVSLAVLGDSHNPPNDIKHSIDAIDISDSGMRINISRTALRKGAMIKMQIPMPDAYVRIPVLAEVIWLKEKKPEIYQVGLKFLLE